One window of Nodularia sp. LEGE 06071 genomic DNA carries:
- a CDS encoding SUMF1/EgtB/PvdO family nonheme iron enzyme translates to MVKNWAIAIGINRYDYLQPLNYAKRDAQLIQQFLQNQAGFEQIYFFSDDSPDIDGKSTRPNRANLLRVLRQLFENPFMSAGDNFWFFFSGHGIRHAGRDYLIPCDGDPEDIPNTAIAINYVTERLRRCGADNVVLMLDACRSLSTRAGEGIGRQAAEEARQQGVISIFSCSPQEYSYEIEALQQGAFTTALLEGLGIQGKCATVERLNQYLNVRVPEIVSEYNHGRQTPYVIAEPVNKSHLILVPQYATLADIATLKTDAYRAKDEGNLDLAEQLWIRVLAAALGQDIEAVRALQKIEQLRNNSSHPDLPQQSIPDNSSKGTSQRPTTPIQLKNSSPQLPIIANWSRRRIIQTVGMGAGGLGLAIVTPHLWEYISGGQNPGLSLQTFSFETVTVNAQGKITNRPSSQAEYFVEDLGNGITLEMMQIPGGTFTMGSPVGEEGRLNRENPQRQVTVPGFFMGKYQVTQSQYQAIMGENPAKFKGDKRPVELVNWNDAVEFCQKLSEKTGKTYRLPSEAEWEYACRAGTATPFYFGETITTDLANYRGTDRDDQGKLYPGNYGNGPKGEFREMTTPVGQFPPNSFGLYDMHGNVWEWCQDTYKENYEEAPTDGSAYLSSNDNNSMLRGGSWYNDAKACRSAARHRFERTGRGSNLGFRLVCVVA, encoded by the coding sequence ATGGTAAAAAATTGGGCGATCGCGATCGGCATTAACCGATATGATTATTTGCAACCGCTAAATTATGCCAAACGGGATGCACAGTTAATCCAGCAGTTTCTCCAAAATCAGGCAGGGTTTGAGCAGATATATTTCTTCTCGGATGACTCCCCTGATATTGACGGAAAATCGACTCGCCCAAATCGTGCTAACTTGCTACGAGTTTTGCGGCAGTTATTTGAAAATCCTTTCATGAGTGCGGGTGATAACTTTTGGTTTTTCTTCAGTGGTCATGGCATTAGACACGCTGGACGTGATTATCTCATACCCTGCGATGGCGACCCAGAAGATATCCCAAATACAGCAATTGCCATTAATTATGTCACTGAACGCCTGCGTCGCTGTGGTGCTGATAATGTGGTTTTGATGTTGGATGCTTGTCGTAGTTTAAGTACTCGTGCAGGTGAAGGTATTGGACGACAAGCGGCTGAAGAAGCACGTCAACAAGGAGTTATCAGCATATTTTCCTGTAGTCCCCAGGAATATTCTTATGAAATTGAAGCATTACAACAAGGTGCTTTCACCACGGCCTTACTAGAAGGGTTAGGAATTCAAGGTAAATGTGCCACTGTTGAAAGATTGAACCAGTATTTAAATGTTCGTGTCCCTGAAATTGTTAGTGAATATAATCACGGGAGGCAAACGCCTTATGTGATTGCCGAGCCTGTAAATAAATCTCATCTAATACTTGTACCTCAATATGCAACTTTAGCGGATATTGCCACACTTAAAACTGATGCTTATCGCGCAAAAGACGAAGGTAATCTAGATTTAGCAGAGCAGTTATGGATTCGAGTGTTGGCAGCTGCTTTAGGACAGGATATAGAAGCGGTGAGAGCATTACAAAAGATTGAACAGTTACGAAATAATTCTTCTCATCCTGATTTGCCTCAGCAATCAATTCCAGACAATTCTAGTAAGGGAACAAGTCAAAGACCCACTACTCCAATACAGTTAAAAAATTCTTCACCACAGTTACCAATAATAGCTAACTGGTCACGACGGCGAATAATTCAAACTGTGGGTATGGGGGCTGGTGGGTTAGGTTTGGCAATTGTAACGCCACATCTGTGGGAATATATTTCAGGAGGACAGAACCCCGGTTTATCGCTGCAAACCTTTTCATTTGAAACTGTGACTGTGAACGCACAAGGAAAAATCACCAATCGCCCCAGCAGCCAAGCAGAATACTTTGTTGAGGATTTAGGGAATGGTATCACCTTGGAAATGATGCAGATACCAGGGGGAACATTTACAATGGGTTCACCAGTAGGAGAGGAGGGACGATTGAATCGTGAAAATCCCCAGCGTCAGGTAACAGTCCCTGGGTTTTTCATGGGTAAATATCAAGTTACTCAGTCACAGTATCAAGCAATTATGGGGGAAAATCCTGCTAAATTCAAAGGTGATAAACGACCTGTAGAACTAGTAAATTGGAATGATGCCGTAGAGTTTTGTCAAAAGTTGAGTGAAAAGACAGGAAAAACCTACAGGCTACCCAGCGAAGCCGAATGGGAATATGCTTGTCGTGCGGGAACAGCTACACCCTTCTATTTTGGTGAAACGATTACCACTGATTTAGCAAACTATCGAGGAACAGACCGCGATGATCAGGGTAAATTATACCCAGGCAATTACGGCAATGGGCCAAAAGGTGAATTTCGTGAGATGACAACACCCGTAGGACAATTTCCACCTAACTCTTTCGGCTTATACGATATGCACGGTAATGTCTGGGAATGGTGTCAAGATACATATAAAGAAAATTACGAAGAAGCGCCCACAGACGGTAGCGCATACCTTAGTAGTAATGATAATAATTCTATGTTACGCGGCGGCTCGTGGTACAACGATGCCAAAGCCTGCCGATCTGCTGCTCGCCATAGGTTCGAGCGCACGGGTCGTGGTAGCAATCTTGGTTTTAGGTTGGTCTGTGTGGTTGCGTGA
- a CDS encoding sporulation/spore germination protein, whose amino-acid sequence MTNKKYLLPFIVVAIAASISSCSPTSSTIESETPSSLTTPKATPKTPAATSQTPTSQTVKVILYTSDNQCQELIPQQVSIPAAEPISSAVGKIIAEQDTADFDLSGYRVQVQNSVATVDLRLSPLSKRQFVSLSSCEQFALFGSLRKTLMSNAEWNIKEVRFTEQGKEVIL is encoded by the coding sequence ATGACCAACAAAAAGTATCTTTTGCCATTTATAGTAGTAGCGATCGCAGCTAGCATCAGTAGTTGTAGTCCTACTTCCAGCACTATCGAGAGTGAAACACCATCTTCTCTTACCACACCAAAGGCGACTCCAAAAACACCTGCGGCAACTTCTCAAACTCCCACGAGCCAAACTGTTAAAGTTATTTTATATACTAGTGATAATCAATGTCAAGAATTAATCCCGCAACAAGTTTCAATACCAGCGGCAGAACCTATTAGCAGTGCGGTGGGTAAAATTATCGCAGAACAAGATACAGCTGACTTTGACTTGTCTGGTTATCGTGTTCAAGTTCAAAATAGCGTTGCTACAGTTGATTTGCGGCTATCTCCTTTGTCGAAGCGGCAGTTCGTTTCGCTTTCTAGTTGTGAACAGTTTGCTCTATTTGGCAGTCTCCGCAAAACTTTAATGAGTAATGCTGAATGGAATATTAAAGAAGTTCGCTTCACAGAGCAAGGTAAGGAAGTAATTCTTTGA
- a CDS encoding PAS domain S-box protein yields MTGNLITVDKNTYESLEKELIELRQRVIRNNLKYSQEQIDLLIEYTPAAIAIFDRQMQYQLVNRRWREDYGLGDENIIGRSHYEIFPDVSQDWRKIHQRCLAGDIEKSNKDAFLRANGQTDWVKWEIYPWYEDSGAVGGIIMFTEVITASKQAEIALANSERRFRDIAANLPGAIFQFTIRNGVWGVDYISDFIWELAGITAAAMIEDLNSFFARLHPEDFDSLVASVEDAVAHSTPWHYEGRLVKPNGEILWWRGDSTPMQNEQQEVIFCGVLMDITEIKQKGAELKKLNEELEARVEERTAALRQAEERWQRLADNVPGMLYEFSLDLDGTMSFPFVSSGCREILELEPEEVQKDATLVFKNIHPDDFPDLHSEITHSAQTLQNCEYEWRTLAPSGQYKWIKSASRPERQADGEIIWYGCMVDITDRKQAEEKLQEQAQFLQSIWENVDYGIYVLDVINNGEEFRYVKFNPAILRTSPIPLASFPGKIMAEVLPTDIADIYRDHYRECVESGKSILLEESFSVNDKETWWLLNITPLFDNALRIDQLVVTVTDITERKQAEQDRQMFVSLIENSNDLIGCASLEGECLFINESGLKLVGVKSLEVAQRFNLLDYFLPEDREEMQMQIIPTAMERGLWQGEYRLRHLQTDEAIPIEMNLFVVKSSDTGEPLCLASITRDITERKQAEIKLQQQTQDLENTLYELQRTQSQLIHSEKMSSLGNMVAGIAHEINNPVNFIHGNLSPASQYVQDLLRLIKLYELHFPHPPEEIKSEIAAIDLKFLKEDLIKLLNSMQVGTDRIREIVLSLRNFSRLDEAEFKQVNIHEGLDSTLMILQNRLKARPHHPEILVIKEYGRIPAVQCYPGQLNQVFMNILSNAIDVLEEVFVGDKRQINIITEIVNTNRIAIRIADNGQGISQKTLDKVFDPFFTTKEVGKGTGLGLSISYQIIVDKHRGHLSCNSIPGEGAEFVIEIPIRQ; encoded by the coding sequence ATGACTGGTAATCTCATCACTGTCGATAAAAATACCTATGAATCTCTTGAAAAAGAGCTGATAGAACTGCGTCAGCGAGTCATCCGGAATAACCTGAAATATAGCCAAGAGCAAATAGATTTACTTATAGAGTATACACCTGCGGCGATCGCCATATTTGACCGTCAAATGCAATACCAGTTAGTAAATCGCCGTTGGCGGGAAGATTACGGCTTAGGCGATGAAAATATTATTGGGCGATCTCATTATGAAATTTTCCCCGATGTTTCCCAGGATTGGCGGAAAATTCATCAACGCTGTTTGGCGGGAGACATTGAGAAAAGTAACAAAGATGCTTTCTTACGTGCAAATGGTCAAACCGATTGGGTGAAATGGGAGATATATCCTTGGTACGAAGACTCTGGCGCAGTCGGTGGTATCATCATGTTCACAGAAGTGATTACTGCTAGCAAACAAGCAGAAATCGCCCTAGCAAATAGTGAAAGACGCTTCCGAGATATCGCCGCTAATTTGCCTGGGGCGATTTTTCAATTCACAATCCGTAATGGTGTTTGGGGCGTGGACTATATAAGCGATTTTATCTGGGAACTTGCAGGTATTACCGCAGCCGCAATGATTGAGGATTTAAATAGCTTTTTTGCTCGGCTACATCCAGAGGATTTTGACAGCTTAGTTGCTTCAGTAGAAGACGCAGTAGCACATTCTACTCCTTGGCATTATGAGGGAAGATTGGTGAAGCCTAACGGAGAAATACTTTGGTGGCGCGGAGATTCAACTCCTATGCAAAATGAACAACAAGAGGTAATTTTTTGCGGAGTGCTAATGGATATTACTGAGATTAAGCAAAAAGGAGCAGAGCTAAAAAAACTGAATGAGGAGCTAGAAGCCAGAGTTGAAGAGCGGACAGCTGCTTTACGTCAAGCTGAAGAACGGTGGCAGCGACTAGCAGACAATGTACCAGGGATGCTTTATGAATTTAGTCTTGACCTGGATGGCACAATGTCTTTTCCCTTCGTGTCTTCGGGATGTCGAGAAATTTTGGAACTAGAGCCAGAAGAAGTTCAAAAAGATGCAACCTTGGTTTTTAAGAATATTCATCCTGATGATTTTCCAGACTTGCACTCAGAGATCACTCACTCTGCCCAAACACTGCAAAACTGTGAATATGAGTGGCGGACTCTGGCACCTTCTGGTCAGTACAAATGGATCAAGTCAGCCTCTCGCCCAGAACGCCAAGCAGATGGTGAAATCATTTGGTATGGCTGTATGGTTGATATTACAGACCGTAAACAAGCAGAAGAAAAACTTCAAGAGCAGGCACAGTTTTTACAAAGCATTTGGGAAAATGTAGATTACGGCATTTATGTTTTAGACGTGATCAACAATGGAGAAGAATTTCGTTACGTTAAATTTAATCCAGCTATTTTGAGAACTAGCCCCATACCTTTAGCATCGTTTCCAGGAAAAATCATGGCTGAGGTACTACCTACTGATATAGCGGATATTTATCGTGATCATTATCGGGAATGTGTTGAGTCTGGCAAAAGCATATTATTGGAAGAGTCTTTTTCTGTCAATGACAAGGAAACTTGGTGGCTCTTGAATATCACACCTCTGTTTGACAATGCTTTACGAATTGATCAGCTTGTGGTTACAGTCACTGACATCACAGAACGCAAGCAAGCCGAACAAGACCGACAAATGTTTGTCTCACTGATTGAAAATAGCAATGACTTGATTGGTTGTGCCTCTCTAGAAGGAGAATGCCTATTTATTAATGAATCTGGACTCAAACTCGTGGGTGTTAAGAGCTTAGAAGTTGCTCAAAGATTCAATCTTCTTGATTATTTCCTTCCTGAAGACAGAGAAGAAATGCAGATGCAAATTATACCTACTGCTATGGAGCGTGGTCTGTGGCAAGGTGAATATCGTTTGCGACATCTTCAGACTGATGAAGCAATTCCAATTGAAATGAACCTGTTTGTGGTTAAAAGTTCTGATACTGGTGAGCCATTGTGTTTAGCAAGTATTACGCGTGACATTACAGAACGCAAGCAAGCGGAAATCAAATTGCAGCAACAAACCCAAGACCTAGAAAATACCCTATACGAACTGCAACGCACCCAATCTCAACTTATTCACAGTGAAAAAATGTCTTCACTTGGTAATATGGTTGCGGGTATTGCCCATGAAATTAATAATCCAGTAAATTTTATTCATGGTAATCTCAGTCCAGCCAGTCAATATGTTCAAGACTTGCTGCGGCTAATAAAACTCTATGAATTACACTTTCCCCATCCCCCGGAAGAAATTAAATCTGAAATTGCAGCTATCGACTTAAAATTTCTCAAAGAAGACTTGATTAAACTGCTTAACTCTATGCAGGTAGGAACTGATCGGATTCGAGAAATTGTGTTATCTCTGCGGAATTTCTCCCGTTTAGATGAAGCCGAATTTAAACAGGTGAATATTCACGAAGGGCTTGATAGCACTTTGATGATTCTCCAAAACCGCCTGAAAGCAAGACCGCATCATCCCGAAATATTAGTGATTAAAGAATATGGTAGAATTCCGGCTGTTCAATGCTATCCTGGGCAGTTGAATCAAGTATTTATGAATATTTTGAGTAATGCTATTGATGTGTTAGAAGAAGTTTTTGTCGGGGATAAAAGACAGATTAATATTATTACTGAAATTGTCAATACAAACAGAATAGCAATCCGCATTGCAGATAATGGACAAGGAATTTCTCAAAAAACACTAGACAAAGTATTTGATCCTTTTTTTACAACTAAAGAGGTGGGGAAAGGTACAGGATTAGGGCTATCTATTAGTTATCAGATTATAGTAGATAAACATCGGGGACATTTATCTTGTAATTCCATCCCTGGGGAAGGAGCAGAATTTGTGATTGAAATTCCCATTCGGCAGTGA
- the psb34 gene encoding photosystem II assembly protein Psb34, which translates to MYTTINESGILNNYATEPKMYCATYPNKEEQRQYTVQAAFGTLLVTTLILVALSVS; encoded by the coding sequence ATGTATACAACCATTAACGAAAGCGGCATTCTGAATAACTACGCCACCGAACCCAAAATGTACTGCGCTACCTACCCCAACAAAGAGGAGCAACGTCAATATACTGTGCAAGCTGCGTTTGGGACATTGCTTGTGACTACGTTAATTTTGGTAGCTTTGAGCGTTAGCTAA
- a CDS encoding PAS domain S-box protein — protein MSAEQLEQVRKLQATLTKMEVTLSAIADAVVWVGENGRIQWCNSSFEHLVNQPPNHISGAILSNLLPLVQAGKLVDLPAYPDVLIHTGAYKTTEYQFQCNQRSRMLQISGSCARVASDHCAVLVIRDVTQAQEDISQRQEAQQALLSATLESIPNGILAIDSVGNIVNYNQKFLEMWSVPPEVLTALNDEQCIAYLANQLKDPHQFTQRVRELYTQPEIDSYDLLELQDGRVFEQYSHPQSLEKQIIGRVWSFSDITQYKQAEEALLQSELQYRAIFAAINDGLFITEIETEKVVEVNPAACRMHGYTYAEFINLHPFDYIHSDSHHVFQDYVQKIQLNKAFYGQAVDICKDGTLIDVEVEGTICTYNGKPHILAIVRNISERKLTQKALQQSEAKYRDLVQTANCIILRWDSNGNVIFLNDYGQKFFGFDLDEIVEHHVIGTIVPETETSGRDLQALMVDICQNPNNYLFNENENLCKNGDRVWVVWANKPILDEQGNLKEILSVGTDTTERKRTEAALQQSELQFRSIVENANDLIYILNQDGIFTYHSPNITAILGYSLEEIVGHSIEEFTDPEFLPTNYSALERAVTEIQHSGIEMRVKHKNGSWRWISSNTSTVTSPTGEVTISGVGRDITKRKQTEIKLQQQTQDLENTLYELQRTQSQLIQSEKMSSLGNMVAGIAHEINNPVNFIYGNLTPANEYARNLLRLVELYELHFPHPPEEIQAEIATIDLAFVKEDLIKLLNSMQVGTERIREIVLSLRNFSRLDEAEFKQVDIHDGLDSTLMILQNRLKAQPDHPGILVIKEYGKIPAVQCYPGQLNQVFMNILSNAIDALEENFVGEQRQIHISTELLHNNLVTICIADNGLGIPQKILSKLFDPFFTTKDVGKGTGLGLSISYQIIVDKHRGNLSCHSIPGEGAKFIIEIPIRQ, from the coding sequence ATGAGTGCTGAACAGCTAGAACAGGTGAGAAAATTGCAGGCTACTCTCACCAAGATGGAAGTAACATTAAGTGCGATCGCAGATGCTGTAGTCTGGGTGGGAGAAAATGGGCGGATTCAATGGTGCAATTCTAGCTTTGAGCATTTGGTAAACCAACCACCGAATCATATTAGCGGCGCAATCCTGAGTAATTTATTGCCTCTAGTCCAGGCGGGAAAACTTGTTGATTTACCAGCTTACCCCGATGTTCTGATACATACTGGGGCGTATAAAACAACAGAATATCAATTTCAGTGCAATCAGCGTTCCCGAATGTTGCAAATCTCAGGCAGTTGTGCAAGAGTAGCCAGTGATCATTGTGCCGTATTGGTGATTCGGGATGTAACGCAGGCTCAGGAAGATATCAGCCAACGCCAGGAAGCCCAGCAAGCTTTACTAAGCGCTACCTTGGAATCAATTCCAAACGGTATTTTAGCCATCGATAGTGTGGGGAATATCGTCAATTACAACCAAAAGTTCTTAGAAATGTGGTCAGTTCCCCCAGAAGTTCTGACAGCACTAAATGATGAACAGTGTATTGCTTATCTGGCAAACCAACTCAAAGATCCTCATCAATTTACGCAACGAGTCCGGGAGTTATACACACAGCCAGAAATCGATAGTTACGATTTATTAGAACTGCAAGATGGCAGAGTATTTGAGCAATATTCTCATCCGCAATCCTTAGAAAAACAAATTATTGGTAGAGTCTGGAGTTTTAGCGATATTACACAATACAAACAAGCAGAAGAAGCACTACTACAAAGTGAACTCCAATATCGGGCAATTTTTGCCGCCATCAATGATGGACTATTTATTACGGAAATAGAAACGGAAAAAGTTGTTGAAGTAAATCCGGCTGCTTGCCGAATGCACGGTTACACTTACGCAGAGTTTATTAATTTACATCCATTTGATTATATACACTCAGACTCACATCATGTTTTTCAAGACTATGTGCAGAAAATTCAATTGAATAAAGCATTTTATGGGCAGGCAGTTGATATCTGCAAAGATGGCACGTTAATTGATGTGGAAGTGGAAGGAACGATTTGCACTTACAACGGTAAGCCACACATTTTGGCAATAGTGCGAAATATTAGTGAACGTAAACTTACCCAAAAAGCCCTACAACAAAGTGAAGCAAAATATCGCGATTTGGTACAAACTGCTAACTGTATCATTCTGCGTTGGGATAGCAATGGTAATGTGATCTTTTTGAATGATTATGGTCAAAAGTTTTTTGGCTTCGATTTAGATGAGATTGTCGAACATCACGTCATCGGCACAATTGTTCCCGAAACAGAAACCTCTGGACGCGACTTACAAGCGTTAATGGTGGATATTTGCCAAAACCCAAACAATTATTTATTTAATGAAAATGAGAATTTATGTAAAAATGGCGATCGCGTCTGGGTAGTGTGGGCAAATAAACCCATTTTGGATGAACAGGGCAACTTAAAAGAAATTCTCTCAGTAGGGACTGACACTACAGAACGTAAACGCACCGAAGCAGCTCTTCAGCAGAGCGAATTACAGTTTCGTAGCATCGTTGAAAATGCCAATGACTTGATATATATCCTGAACCAAGACGGCATTTTTACTTATCATTCACCCAACATCACTGCAATTTTGGGATATAGCCTTGAGGAAATAGTCGGTCATTCCATAGAGGAGTTTACAGATCCTGAATTTTTACCTACTAACTACTCCGCCTTAGAGAGGGCGGTAACTGAGATACAACATTCTGGTATAGAGATGCGAGTCAAGCACAAAAATGGTAGCTGGCGATGGATTAGTTCTAATACCTCAACCGTCACCAGTCCGACTGGCGAAGTCACAATTTCAGGTGTGGGGCGCGACATTACAAAACGCAAACAAACCGAAATTAAATTACAGCAACAAACCCAAGACCTAGAAAATACTCTATACGAACTACAACGCACCCAATCTCAACTAATTCAAAGTGAGAAAATGTCCTCACTTGGTAATATGGTTGCGGGTATTGCCCATGAAATTAATAATCCTGTGAATTTTATTTATGGTAATCTCACTCCAGCCAATGAATATGCGCGAAACTTGCTGCGGCTAGTAGAACTCTATGAATTACACTTTCCCCATCCCCCAGAAGAAATTCAAGCAGAAATTGCAACTATCGACCTAGCATTTGTCAAGGAAGACTTAATTAAATTGCTTAATTCTATGCAGGTAGGAACTGAGAGGATTCGGGAAATTGTGTTATCTCTGCGGAATTTCTCGCGTTTAGATGAAGCCGAATTTAAACAGGTGGATATCCACGATGGTCTTGATAGTACTTTGATGATTCTCCAAAACCGCCTGAAAGCACAACCGGATCATCCAGGAATATTAGTGATTAAAGAATATGGTAAAATTCCTGCGGTTCAATGCTATCCTGGACAATTAAATCAGGTATTTATGAATATTTTAAGTAATGCTATTGATGCTTTGGAAGAAAATTTCGTCGGAGAACAAAGGCAAATTCATATTAGTACGGAACTTTTACATAACAACCTCGTAACAATCTGCATTGCAGATAATGGTCTGGGTATTCCTCAAAAAATACTTTCCAAATTATTTGATCCTTTCTTTACAACTAAAGATGTGGGGAAAGGTACAGGATTAGGGCTATCTATTAGTTATCAGATTATAGTAGATAAACATCGGGGAAATTTATCTTGTCATTCAATTCCTGGAGAAGGTGCAAAATTTATAATTGAAATTCCCATTCGTCAATGA
- the rsmA gene encoding 16S rRNA (adenine(1518)-N(6)/adenine(1519)-N(6))-dimethyltransferase RsmA gives MIRPRKSFAQHWLKSEKALDAIIKAAECHQSDDRVLEIGPGTGILTRRLLPLVRSLVAVEIDLDLCKQLAKQLGKKDNFLLLQGDFLTLDLASPLAAFPNFQKPNKVVANIPYNITGPIIEKLLGTIANPNPEPFDSIVLLVQKEVADRLYANPGSRTFGALSVRVQYLADCEFICTVPAAAFYPPPKVDSAVVRLRPRQIETVVHNPRKFENLVKLGFGAKRKMLRNNLQSVVERDRLTHLLEQLEINPQVRAEDLSVQQWVTLTNLLTTE, from the coding sequence ATGATTAGACCGCGCAAGTCCTTTGCTCAACATTGGCTCAAAAGTGAAAAGGCACTGGATGCAATTATTAAAGCAGCAGAATGTCACCAGAGCGATGATCGCGTTTTGGAAATCGGCCCAGGTACCGGCATTCTGACTCGGCGTTTACTCCCCTTGGTGCGATCGCTTGTCGCAGTAGAAATAGACTTGGATTTGTGCAAACAGTTAGCCAAGCAACTCGGTAAAAAAGATAACTTTTTACTCTTGCAAGGAGATTTCCTCACCTTAGATTTAGCATCTCCTTTAGCAGCCTTTCCCAACTTTCAAAAGCCCAATAAAGTCGTAGCGAATATCCCCTACAACATCACAGGGCCAATCATCGAGAAATTGTTAGGGACGATCGCCAACCCCAACCCAGAACCATTTGACTCCATCGTCCTACTAGTGCAGAAGGAAGTAGCCGACAGATTGTATGCTAACCCTGGTTCCCGAACTTTTGGGGCTTTGAGTGTGCGGGTGCAGTATTTAGCTGATTGTGAATTTATTTGCACCGTTCCCGCAGCTGCATTTTACCCACCACCAAAGGTAGACTCAGCAGTTGTGCGGTTGCGTCCCCGACAGATAGAAACAGTAGTACATAACCCCCGCAAATTTGAGAATTTGGTAAAACTGGGATTTGGGGCGAAACGCAAAATGTTAAGAAATAATTTGCAATCGGTTGTTGAACGCGATCGCCTGACCCACTTACTGGAACAATTAGAAATAAATCCCCAAGTTCGAGCCGAAGACCTCAGCGTTCAGCAATGGGTAACATTAACTAATTTACTCACAACTGAGTAA